In a single window of the Dethiosulfovibrio faecalis genome:
- the pap gene encoding polyphosphate:AMP phosphotransferase: protein MLDKMDLSRKLNKEDFSDTKDDLTKRLGELQRRQRDADIPVMVVFEGWEGSGKGALMNELILPLDPRGFSVYNVTDTIVSDRFYPPMYHFWKMQPPGGRMAIYNRSWYREAMDSWRLNEKDRSELIAEKMEEIRSFESQIVNGGTLLIKLFLHIDRSEQKKRLKRLKKNDLAQEVRDKEGLNAYKDYDQIMPVMETIIRESDRAYAPWTIVEAHDRRFATAKVLSTVARALEEHLNRENPVPVHPERTEASDLEEKIDTPTVLSKVDLSLDISKKEYSKKLSSLQERVREMEYALYRERRPMIVAFEGWDAAGKGGCIKRLTQKMDPRGYQVIPVGAPNDLEKKHHYLWRFWEAFPKAGHVAIFDRTWYGRVLVERIEGFCSPIDWKRAYSEINEMEKQWHDFGAVIVKFWLQIDKEEQLNRFQAREEDEDKQWKITEEDWRNREKWDQYEKAVEEMLWRTSTTYAPWTIVEANSKLHARIKVLQTVLDAGLETLGPKALSKKTESR, encoded by the coding sequence ATGTTGGACAAAATGGATCTTTCCAGAAAGCTGAATAAAGAGGATTTCTCAGACACGAAAGACGACCTCACCAAGAGGCTGGGAGAGCTCCAGAGAAGACAGAGAGATGCCGATATCCCGGTAATGGTGGTTTTCGAGGGATGGGAGGGATCCGGCAAAGGGGCACTCATGAACGAACTCATATTGCCCCTGGACCCTAGAGGCTTTTCTGTATATAACGTCACGGACACGATAGTATCCGATAGATTCTACCCCCCTATGTACCACTTCTGGAAGATGCAGCCTCCGGGAGGGAGGATGGCCATCTACAACCGCTCGTGGTACAGAGAGGCGATGGACTCGTGGCGGTTGAACGAAAAGGACAGATCGGAACTTATAGCAGAGAAAATGGAGGAGATAAGATCCTTCGAAAGCCAGATCGTAAACGGCGGAACCCTGCTGATAAAGCTGTTTCTCCATATAGACAGATCCGAACAGAAGAAAAGGCTTAAACGGCTGAAGAAAAACGATCTGGCCCAGGAGGTCCGGGACAAAGAGGGTCTCAACGCCTACAAAGACTACGACCAGATCATGCCTGTGATGGAGACCATCATAAGAGAGAGTGACCGAGCCTACGCTCCATGGACGATAGTGGAGGCACATGACAGACGATTCGCTACGGCTAAGGTCCTGTCCACCGTAGCCCGGGCGCTAGAGGAGCACCTGAACAGGGAGAACCCCGTCCCCGTTCACCCAGAGCGGACCGAGGCCAGCGACCTGGAGGAGAAAATCGACACCCCGACGGTTCTATCTAAGGTCGACCTCTCTCTGGACATCTCTAAAAAGGAATACTCTAAAAAACTCTCGTCCCTTCAAGAGAGGGTAAGAGAGATGGAATACGCCCTATATCGGGAAAGACGACCTATGATAGTGGCGTTCGAGGGATGGGACGCAGCGGGAAAAGGGGGCTGCATAAAGAGACTCACCCAGAAGATGGACCCCAGAGGCTATCAGGTAATACCGGTAGGCGCTCCCAACGACCTGGAGAAAAAACACCACTATCTATGGCGGTTTTGGGAGGCTTTTCCCAAAGCCGGTCACGTGGCCATATTCGATAGAACCTGGTACGGCAGGGTCCTGGTGGAGAGGATCGAGGGGTTCTGCTCCCCTATAGACTGGAAGAGGGCCTACAGCGAGATAAACGAGATGGAGAAACAATGGCACGATTTCGGAGCGGTGATCGTGAAATTCTGGCTTCAGATAGACAAAGAGGAACAGCTGAATCGTTTCCAGGCGAGAGAAGAGGACGAGGACAAACAGTGGAAGATAACGGAAGAGGACTGGAGAAATAGGGAAAAATGGGATCAATACGAGAAAGCAGTAGAGGAGATGCTGTGGCGCACCAGCACCACCTACGCCCCCTGGACTATCGTCGAGGCCAACTCGAAATTACACGCCAGGATAAAGGTCCTCCAGACCGTTCTCGACGCCGGACTAGAGACATTAGGACCGAAGGCCCTGTCGAAAAAGACAGAATCGAGATAA
- a CDS encoding DUF4412 domain-containing protein → MRKMIISITLLIFVLIATSAQAAEYSATMVTKSSEGTFKAKIFVKGKWHRHEQPEAVILFDEETGKTYSIVPAEKIYIEMGEDEESEESQSILNSPEDLKMEVGQTMSDEDGKIERLPSETVGKYRCDVYRHTPQEEDFGPSTIWFSPKLKTAVKAVSETPMGTITMEYVDIKEGPQDEKLFTIPEGYSKMELNF, encoded by the coding sequence TTGAGAAAAATGATCATATCCATAACCCTGCTGATATTCGTTCTGATAGCGACTTCCGCCCAGGCGGCGGAGTACTCGGCCACCATGGTCACGAAGAGTTCGGAAGGGACCTTCAAAGCCAAGATCTTCGTCAAGGGGAAATGGCACCGGCACGAACAACCGGAGGCGGTGATCCTTTTCGACGAGGAAACAGGCAAGACCTACTCCATAGTACCGGCAGAGAAAATCTACATCGAGATGGGAGAGGACGAGGAAAGCGAGGAGAGCCAATCGATTCTCAACTCCCCAGAGGATCTGAAAATGGAGGTAGGACAGACCATGTCCGACGAGGACGGAAAGATAGAGAGGCTTCCATCGGAGACCGTCGGAAAGTATAGATGCGACGTATACAGACATACTCCCCAGGAGGAGGATTTCGGACCTTCCACCATATGGTTCTCACCCAAACTCAAGACCGCCGTCAAGGCCGTGTCGGAGACGCCTATGGGGACGATCACAATGGAATACGTCGATATAAAGGAAGGACCTCAGGACGAAAAACTGTTTACTATACCCGAGGGTTACAGTAAAATGGAGCTCAATTTCTGA
- a CDS encoding ketoacyl-ACP synthase III translates to MERREAAIAHVSYHLPERRLTNRDLVEEFGTWTEHKIKSKTGIDERPIAGEDETASVLGAAAAERLFQESGIPRESVDMLLLCTETPDYIMPSTACIVHDKLGLRKDCGALDYNLGCSGYVYGLYMASSMVKSGMAEKVLLITGDVLTRYVHPGDKSTRTIFGDGFTATLVSSEPEKVPGTIGSFVLGTDGAGHGNLIIPAGGTVSPCCEETKELHTNRYGNSRTKENLYMNGPEVFAFAVREVPPVIERCLSDNGLTMEKIDLFVFHQATQMMLEKLREIMEIPEERFVVDMEETGNTVSSSIPLALKRAQDSGRLKKGDTVLVCGFGVGYSWGATVIQM, encoded by the coding sequence GTGGAGAGAAGAGAAGCCGCGATAGCTCATGTAAGTTACCATTTGCCGGAAAGAAGGCTGACGAACCGGGATCTGGTGGAGGAATTCGGTACCTGGACGGAACACAAGATAAAGAGCAAGACCGGCATAGACGAAAGGCCCATAGCCGGAGAAGACGAGACGGCGTCGGTCCTCGGGGCCGCCGCCGCGGAGAGGCTTTTCCAGGAATCGGGCATACCTAGGGAATCGGTGGACATGCTCCTTCTCTGCACCGAGACGCCGGATTACATAATGCCCTCCACCGCCTGCATCGTCCACGATAAGCTGGGTCTAAGGAAGGACTGCGGCGCCCTGGATTACAACCTGGGATGCTCCGGCTACGTCTACGGACTCTACATGGCCTCGTCCATGGTCAAATCGGGTATGGCCGAAAAGGTGCTCCTTATCACCGGAGACGTCCTTACCAGATATGTCCATCCCGGAGACAAGAGCACCAGGACGATCTTCGGAGACGGCTTTACTGCCACCCTGGTGTCCTCCGAACCGGAAAAAGTTCCCGGAACAATAGGCAGCTTCGTCCTCGGAACCGACGGAGCAGGACACGGCAACCTTATAATTCCAGCCGGAGGAACGGTCTCTCCCTGTTGCGAAGAGACCAAAGAGCTGCACACGAACCGATACGGAAACTCCAGGACCAAGGAAAACCTGTACATGAACGGACCGGAGGTTTTCGCCTTCGCTGTCAGGGAGGTTCCACCGGTGATAGAGAGGTGTCTCTCGGACAACGGGCTCACCATGGAAAAAATCGACTTATTCGTCTTCCATCAGGCGACCCAGATGATGTTGGAGAAACTGCGAGAGATAATGGAGATACCGGAGGAACGGTTCGTCGTGGACATGGAGGAGACGGGAAATACCGTCAGCTCGTCGATACCCCTAGCCTTGAAAAGAGCGCAGGATTCAGGGAGGTTGAAAAAAGGCGACACCGTCCTCGTCTGCGGTTTCGGAGTAGGCTACTCCTGGGGAGCCACGGTTATCCAAATGTAA
- a CDS encoding DUF1846 domain-containing protein, with protein MVRYGFDSEKYLRRQTDAILRRMEEFDNKLYIEFGGKLMFDYHAARVLPGFEPNVKMKLLERFRDKLEVVICIYAGDIERKKMRADFGITYDMDVLKIIDDLTERDISIGAVVITRFDDQPAAVMFRNKLEHRGVKVYVHRSTKGYPTDVDTIVSPEGYGANPYIETEKPVVVVTAPGPGSGKLATCLSQLYHEHGRGVRAGYAKFETFPVWNMPLKHPVNVAYEAATADIGDVNLIDHFHLEEYDERTVNYNRDLDAFPLLRHILEKITGERSRYRSPTDMGVNQIFFGIDDDDAVRAAATQEVIRRYFHYSCDYQSGAVEKAAVQKVSILMEELGVKPEDRSVVVPARNAARDAKAKGKGADGVFSGAAMELSDGTIVTGKNSHLFHAASSLVINAVKILAGIPDGIDLLSINVIGSLGHLKKDILGDKMLGLDLEETMIALSICAATNPVAAEAVEKLRELENCEVHLSHIPLPGDEVAFRKLGVNLTSDPCFASRCLFDR; from the coding sequence ATGGTCAGGTACGGATTCGACTCGGAGAAATATCTCAGGCGGCAGACGGACGCGATCCTACGTCGAATGGAGGAGTTCGACAACAAGCTTTACATAGAGTTCGGGGGGAAACTCATGTTCGACTATCACGCCGCCAGGGTTCTGCCCGGTTTTGAACCGAACGTGAAGATGAAGCTCCTTGAGAGGTTCAGAGATAAGCTCGAGGTCGTGATATGTATATACGCCGGGGATATCGAGAGAAAGAAGATGAGGGCCGATTTCGGCATCACCTACGACATGGACGTTCTCAAGATAATAGACGACCTCACCGAGAGGGATATATCGATAGGCGCCGTCGTGATAACCCGTTTCGACGATCAGCCTGCGGCAGTCATGTTCAGAAATAAGCTTGAACACAGAGGGGTCAAGGTGTACGTCCATAGGTCCACAAAGGGATATCCTACCGACGTGGATACCATAGTGAGCCCCGAGGGGTACGGGGCCAACCCCTATATCGAGACGGAGAAGCCGGTTGTGGTGGTCACCGCTCCCGGGCCGGGAAGCGGAAAGCTGGCTACCTGCCTTTCCCAGTTGTATCACGAGCACGGAAGGGGTGTCAGGGCTGGTTACGCCAAGTTCGAGACCTTTCCCGTCTGGAATATGCCTTTGAAGCATCCCGTCAACGTGGCCTACGAGGCCGCTACTGCCGACATTGGAGACGTGAACCTGATCGATCATTTTCATCTGGAGGAATACGACGAGAGGACGGTAAACTACAACAGAGATCTCGACGCCTTCCCCCTTCTCAGGCATATACTGGAGAAGATAACCGGAGAACGCTCCCGCTATCGTTCTCCTACCGACATGGGGGTCAACCAGATTTTCTTCGGCATAGACGACGACGATGCGGTTCGAGCGGCGGCGACCCAGGAGGTAATACGCCGATATTTTCATTACTCCTGCGACTACCAGTCCGGGGCCGTTGAAAAGGCGGCAGTGCAGAAGGTCTCCATCCTGATGGAGGAACTAGGGGTGAAGCCGGAGGATCGTTCGGTGGTGGTCCCCGCCAGGAATGCAGCTCGGGACGCAAAGGCCAAGGGGAAGGGAGCCGACGGGGTGTTTTCCGGTGCGGCCATGGAGCTCTCGGACGGCACGATCGTGACTGGAAAGAACTCCCATCTGTTTCACGCCGCGTCCAGCCTAGTGATAAACGCGGTGAAGATACTGGCCGGCATTCCCGACGGGATCGACCTTCTCTCTATAAACGTCATAGGTTCTCTGGGGCACCTCAAGAAGGATATTCTGGGTGACAAGATGTTGGGGCTGGATCTGGAGGAGACGATGATCGCCCTCAGCATCTGTGCGGCCACCAATCCTGTCGCGGCCGAGGCGGTGGAGAAACTCAGGGAATTGGAGAATTGCGAGGTTCACCTCTCCCATATTCCCTTGCCAGGAGACGAGGTCGCTTTCCGTAAATTGGGGGTGAACCTCACCAGCGATCCCTGTTTTGCCTCTCGCTGTCTTTTCGATAGATAA
- a CDS encoding ABC transporter substrate-binding protein, producing MPYRNRYVIGFLVALMCFMSLPAMAAKAPTIKMGDFSWDSVQLHNRIVGFVLEHALGVKVEYEFAETMPILMGMSRGDIDATTEIWSDNIKESWEKLLNEGKVLDLGTTYPDAVQGWYVPTYVVEGDPERGIEPMAPELKTVEDLKKYKDLFAPKAGGEKGKGRFYNGPTGWVTYTVNTVKLEAYGLDEYYENFSAGSSAALATAIFSAYEKGEPVFAYYWEPTPLMGMLDMTMLEEPAYEHVKWDEKTYDCAFPPSKVHIGVSTALIEKCPQAVTILANYESTLGQTNAALAYVEENDTSIEKGAIWFLKNYPDQWKNWFPIANDSRIEKVEAALKKEKL from the coding sequence ATGCCATATCGTAATCGTTACGTGATAGGTTTTCTAGTGGCCCTTATGTGTTTCATGTCCCTTCCCGCCATGGCGGCAAAGGCCCCCACCATCAAGATGGGGGATTTCAGCTGGGACAGCGTTCAGCTTCATAACAGGATCGTTGGTTTCGTCCTGGAACACGCTCTTGGTGTGAAGGTCGAGTACGAGTTCGCCGAGACCATGCCTATTCTGATGGGCATGTCCAGAGGCGACATCGACGCTACCACCGAGATCTGGTCCGACAACATAAAGGAATCTTGGGAGAAGTTGTTGAACGAAGGCAAGGTTCTCGACCTCGGGACCACCTATCCCGACGCCGTTCAGGGATGGTATGTGCCTACCTATGTCGTCGAAGGGGATCCCGAGAGAGGGATAGAGCCGATGGCCCCTGAACTTAAGACCGTCGAGGACCTGAAGAAATACAAGGATCTTTTTGCTCCTAAGGCTGGAGGAGAAAAGGGCAAGGGACGTTTCTACAACGGTCCGACCGGATGGGTTACCTATACGGTGAACACGGTCAAGCTGGAGGCCTATGGACTTGACGAATACTACGAGAACTTCAGTGCCGGTTCCTCCGCCGCTCTGGCTACCGCCATATTCTCGGCCTACGAGAAGGGCGAGCCGGTTTTCGCCTACTACTGGGAGCCCACTCCTCTCATGGGGATGTTGGATATGACCATGTTGGAGGAGCCTGCCTACGAGCATGTAAAATGGGACGAGAAGACCTACGATTGTGCTTTCCCCCCCTCTAAGGTACACATAGGGGTCAGCACAGCTTTGATCGAGAAATGCCCTCAGGCAGTCACTATACTTGCCAATTACGAGTCTACTCTAGGTCAGACAAACGCGGCTTTGGCCTATGTGGAGGAAAACGACACCTCCATAGAAAAAGGGGCTATCTGGTTCTTGAAAAACTACCCCGATCAGTGGAAGAACTGGTTCCCCATCGCCAACGATTCCAGGATAGAAAAAGTGGAGGCGGCCTTGAAAAAGGAGAAACTCTAG
- a CDS encoding DUF1015 domain-containing protein, producing the protein MADARDRLSALGVAVPKVYLPGDGVSLETWSVVACDQFTSEPDYWRQTEKLVGDSPSALRMILPEAYLEEGRIEDRISAINDTMKGYLDRGVLAKAGESFILVDRSTPYVSSRKGLIMAVDLENYSFDKGAEAMIRPTEGTVLERIPPRMDIRRGAVMDMPHILLLVDDPKGTLIETLYSRRDDMEKVYDFELIQNGGHISGWRVPSEMENSIAEALEGLVSKGLLFAVGDGNHSLAAAKGIWEENKAAGAPMDHPSRWALVEVENVHDEGLPFHPIHRVLFGLNPERFVEEMAKALDGRFQAGAPFTGRDGDDHRIGISYGTTEGNLSFVKAGPELTVEHVQAFLDDYLEGRDDVALDYIHGEDVVSQLSKVDGNLGILLPDVDKKSFFDRIRNVGPYPRKTFSIGEAPEKRYYLETRRLTLD; encoded by the coding sequence ATGGCCGATGCCAGAGACAGACTGTCTGCCCTGGGCGTCGCCGTTCCGAAGGTATATCTTCCCGGCGACGGCGTATCCCTCGAGACCTGGTCCGTGGTGGCCTGCGACCAGTTCACCTCCGAGCCGGACTATTGGAGACAGACGGAGAAACTGGTAGGTGACTCTCCCTCGGCTCTCAGGATGATTCTGCCGGAGGCCTATCTCGAGGAGGGAAGGATCGAGGACCGAATCTCCGCCATAAACGATACTATGAAGGGCTATCTGGACAGAGGAGTTCTGGCCAAAGCGGGCGAGAGCTTCATCCTGGTCGATCGATCCACTCCCTATGTCTCGTCCCGAAAGGGCCTGATCATGGCGGTCGATCTGGAGAACTACAGCTTCGACAAAGGAGCGGAGGCCATGATTCGCCCGACCGAGGGCACCGTCTTGGAGAGGATCCCTCCCAGAATGGACATCAGGAGAGGTGCTGTCATGGACATGCCTCACATCCTTCTGTTGGTGGACGACCCGAAGGGGACGTTGATAGAAACCCTGTATAGTCGTCGGGACGACATGGAGAAGGTTTACGATTTTGAGCTGATCCAAAACGGCGGGCACATCTCCGGCTGGAGGGTGCCTAGCGAGATGGAAAACTCAATAGCCGAGGCGTTGGAAGGACTCGTATCGAAGGGATTGCTTTTCGCCGTCGGAGACGGAAACCACTCTCTGGCTGCTGCAAAAGGCATCTGGGAGGAAAACAAGGCCGCTGGAGCCCCTATGGACCACCCGTCCCGTTGGGCTCTCGTGGAGGTGGAGAACGTCCACGACGAAGGGCTGCCGTTTCATCCGATCCACAGAGTCCTCTTCGGCCTGAACCCGGAGCGCTTCGTGGAGGAGATGGCTAAAGCCTTGGACGGAAGATTTCAGGCTGGTGCTCCTTTTACCGGAAGAGATGGAGACGATCACAGGATAGGGATCTCCTACGGAACGACCGAGGGAAATCTCTCTTTCGTCAAGGCTGGCCCGGAGTTGACGGTGGAGCACGTCCAGGCTTTTTTGGACGACTATCTTGAAGGTCGTGATGACGTCGCTCTAGACTACATTCACGGTGAGGACGTGGTGTCCCAGCTTTCAAAAGTGGATGGCAACCTCGGGATACTGTTGCCCGACGTGGACAAGAAGAGCTTCTTCGACAGAATTCGCAACGTTGGACCCTATCCCAGAAAAACGTTTTCCATAGGGGAAGCCCCGGAAAAAAGGTATTACCTGGAGACCAGGAGACTTACCCTGGATTGA
- the serC gene encoding phosphoserine transaminase, with product MTRKLNFYAGPSVLPLEVFEEIQKNMVEYGDSGLSLIETSHRSTTYDEVHMGAISLIRELFEVPENYKVLLLGGGATLQFGMIPMNFLPKDGHCDFVVSGSWSKKAYDDAKKIGSVNVLFDGKSEGYVSLPDAGDIKPSDGSSYVYITSNETIGGVQWKDWPDTGDVPLFCDMSSDIMSHPVPVEKFGLIYAGAQKNLGPAGVTVVIVRDDLLERCADGLPVYLDYRIHAGKDSLYNTPPVFSIWAMKLVLERMKRMGGIEAMAKHNRDKAALVYDVIDGSDGFYRCPVDQRYRSEMNVVFRLSSEDLEKAFVAEATSKGMMGLKGHRSVGGCRASLYNSMTVEGAGELAEFMKAFMKEKR from the coding sequence ATGACCAGAAAACTGAACTTCTACGCCGGACCGTCGGTACTTCCTCTGGAGGTGTTCGAGGAGATACAGAAGAACATGGTGGAGTACGGCGACTCGGGCCTCTCTCTCATAGAGACCAGCCACAGAAGCACCACCTACGACGAGGTCCACATGGGAGCCATCTCGCTTATAAGGGAGCTTTTCGAAGTTCCGGAGAACTACAAGGTTCTTCTTCTGGGAGGCGGGGCTACACTTCAGTTCGGGATGATACCGATGAACTTCCTTCCTAAAGATGGCCATTGCGATTTCGTCGTATCCGGTTCATGGTCGAAAAAGGCCTACGACGACGCCAAGAAGATCGGTTCGGTAAACGTCCTCTTTGACGGCAAATCCGAGGGATATGTCTCTTTGCCCGATGCCGGAGATATCAAGCCGTCGGACGGATCGTCCTATGTCTACATCACCTCCAACGAGACGATAGGAGGGGTCCAGTGGAAGGATTGGCCCGATACGGGAGACGTTCCCCTGTTTTGCGATATGTCCAGCGATATAATGAGCCATCCCGTTCCGGTGGAGAAGTTCGGTCTGATATACGCCGGAGCCCAGAAGAACCTCGGCCCCGCCGGTGTTACCGTCGTGATTGTAAGAGATGACCTGCTGGAGCGTTGCGCCGACGGCCTTCCTGTCTATTTGGATTACAGGATCCACGCCGGCAAGGACTCCCTTTATAACACCCCGCCGGTCTTTTCCATCTGGGCTATGAAGCTGGTCCTGGAAAGGATGAAGCGCATGGGCGGCATAGAGGCCATGGCCAAGCACAATCGAGACAAGGCTGCCCTCGTGTACGACGTAATAGACGGCAGCGACGGATTTTACCGTTGCCCTGTGGACCAGAGATACCGCTCCGAGATGAACGTCGTGTTCCGTCTTTCCTCGGAGGATCTGGAGAAGGCATTTGTCGCCGAGGCCACGTCGAAGGGTATGATGGGGCTCAAGGGACACAGAAGCGTCGGAGGCTGCAGGGCCTCGCTTTACAACTCCATGACCGTCGAGGGCGCCGGGGAACTGGCCGAGTTCATGAAGGCCTTCATGAAGGAGAAGAGGTAA
- a CDS encoding NAD(P)-dependent oxidoreductase has product MLILISDAFDPSLPDRLSRFGEVTDDTGRLPEADVVLVRSKTKCTRDYIEKASNLKLIIRGGVGTDNIDKEFAASKGISVRNTPKASSVAVAELAFAMMLAVPNRLVEAHESMSSGAWEKKKLKRTELYGKKLTLFGLGNIAMEVGKRAAAFGMEVFAYYPFDSSKKVLSGLDVKILSDVKEAVSKGDYISLHLPLTDDTRGLINSDVIEAMKDGAILVNTGRGLCVDAAAVAAALESGKLGAYCTDVWPSDPPAEDYPLLKAPRVLMAPHIGASTSENLLRIGDEVESIIQENLEKGVL; this is encoded by the coding sequence ATGTTGATACTTATTTCCGACGCGTTCGATCCATCCCTTCCCGATCGTCTGTCTCGTTTTGGCGAGGTCACCGACGATACAGGCAGGCTTCCCGAGGCAGATGTCGTCTTGGTTAGGAGCAAGACCAAATGTACCAGGGACTATATCGAGAAGGCCTCCAACCTAAAGCTGATAATAAGGGGTGGGGTCGGCACCGACAACATAGACAAGGAGTTCGCCGCCTCCAAAGGCATCTCGGTGAGAAACACTCCCAAGGCATCGTCCGTCGCTGTGGCGGAACTGGCCTTCGCCATGATGCTGGCGGTTCCCAACCGTCTCGTCGAGGCCCACGAATCCATGTCTTCCGGCGCCTGGGAGAAGAAGAAGCTCAAGAGAACCGAACTTTACGGCAAGAAGCTCACCCTTTTCGGTTTGGGCAACATAGCCATGGAGGTAGGCAAAAGAGCTGCTGCCTTTGGCATGGAGGTCTTCGCTTACTATCCCTTCGATTCTTCCAAAAAAGTACTATCTGGCCTGGATGTCAAGATCCTATCGGATGTCAAGGAGGCGGTTTCGAAAGGGGACTACATATCCCTCCATCTGCCTTTGACCGACGATACCAGAGGTTTGATAAACTCGGATGTCATCGAAGCCATGAAGGACGGTGCGATTTTGGTGAACACCGGACGGGGCCTGTGCGTGGACGCTGCCGCCGTCGCTGCCGCCCTTGAGAGCGGCAAGCTGGGAGCCTACTGCACCGACGTGTGGCCCAGCGATCCTCCCGCCGAGGACTATCCCTTATTGAAGGCGCCCAGGGTTCTCATGGCCCCCCACATAGGAGCCAGCACCTCGGAAAACCTTCTTCGCATCGGCGATGAGGTTGAGAGCATAATCCAGGAGAACCTGGAGAAAGGAGTCCTGTAA
- a CDS encoding putative bifunctional diguanylate cyclase/phosphodiesterase: MASIMVVDDNVSVRESLALCLEDFGHVVVRHSSGEDALEALETDVPDLMLLDIMMPGISGLDVLERVVPRFPDLPVIMVSGDGDVADVAKAIRLGTWDYLMKPVTDVEMLRHAVDQALAKASLKRENREYRLRLEKLVNSQNDELRSISDSLRLERQMDGLTGLPNRVLFLDRLDMAVSMTRHNGTMLGLFLCDLDDFSYINGSLGHSVGNEVLVAVGNRLKDFENDGGTVARIGGDEFALILPGIVDRSAVFKTAEDLGKILSEPISMGGQRVDLSMSCGVVIFPDDGDDDDDLLTNAGVALQAAKISGKGSFRLFSQSLSQEAQSYFHVGAHIREAIDLDEFEVYYQPTVNARTGDINGMEALLRWRSSRLGRFVMPDEFIPVAEQLGIIIPLGEWVLRRACSQSLNWLELFPKLRLSVNLSARQFSDPALVSKVEQILQETGFPCGSLDMELTENVFVKSEDRAVEVMNNLVRRGIGISIDDFGTGYSSMAYLKSFPVRRLKIDRSFVSGIPDDKGDLAIAEAVVTLAHSLGKEVVAEGVETAEQMRILGAIGCDVLQGYLFSPPIPHDRFDILLSGGPIRS; encoded by the coding sequence ATGGCGTCGATCATGGTAGTGGACGATAATGTCTCCGTGAGGGAGAGTCTGGCTCTGTGCCTAGAGGATTTCGGTCACGTAGTGGTGAGACATTCCTCGGGGGAGGATGCTTTGGAAGCCTTGGAGACCGATGTCCCCGATCTTATGTTGCTCGACATAATGATGCCGGGGATCTCCGGATTGGACGTTTTGGAGCGAGTGGTTCCCCGTTTTCCCGACCTTCCTGTGATAATGGTCTCCGGCGATGGAGACGTGGCCGACGTGGCGAAGGCTATCCGACTGGGAACATGGGATTATCTGATGAAACCTGTAACGGACGTGGAGATGCTCCGTCACGCTGTGGATCAGGCTTTGGCCAAGGCCTCTCTTAAAAGGGAGAACCGCGAGTATCGCCTAAGGCTGGAGAAACTGGTCAACTCGCAGAACGACGAATTGCGCAGCATCTCCGATTCCCTTCGTCTTGAAAGACAGATGGACGGTCTGACCGGCTTGCCCAACAGGGTCCTTTTTCTGGACAGGCTCGATATGGCCGTGTCGATGACCCGTCATAATGGTACTATGCTGGGACTGTTTCTGTGCGATCTCGACGATTTCAGCTATATAAACGGTTCCTTGGGACACTCCGTAGGAAACGAGGTCCTCGTTGCCGTTGGGAACAGGCTGAAGGATTTCGAGAACGATGGAGGAACCGTTGCCAGAATAGGGGGCGATGAATTCGCCTTGATCCTCCCCGGTATAGTGGATCGTTCGGCGGTTTTCAAGACGGCGGAGGATCTGGGTAAGATTCTCTCCGAGCCGATTTCTATGGGAGGGCAGAGGGTCGATCTCTCCATGAGCTGCGGGGTCGTGATATTCCCGGACGACGGAGACGATGATGACGATCTCCTCACCAACGCAGGCGTCGCCCTTCAGGCCGCCAAGATCTCCGGCAAGGGGTCGTTCCGTCTTTTCTCCCAGTCTCTATCCCAGGAGGCTCAGAGCTATTTCCATGTAGGGGCTCACATCAGAGAGGCCATCGATCTGGACGAGTTCGAGGTCTATTATCAGCCTACCGTGAACGCCAGGACAGGGGATATCAACGGAATGGAGGCCCTTCTTCGTTGGCGATCCAGTCGACTTGGAAGGTTCGTCATGCCAGACGAGTTTATCCCTGTGGCGGAGCAGCTGGGGATAATCATTCCCCTTGGAGAGTGGGTTTTACGAAGAGCCTGTTCTCAGTCCTTGAATTGGCTGGAGCTATTTCCAAAACTGCGCCTGTCGGTCAACCTGTCTGCTCGCCAATTCAGTGACCCCGCACTTGTCAGCAAGGTGGAGCAGATCCTTCAGGAGACCGGTTTCCCCTGTGGCTCGTTGGATATGGAGCTTACAGAAAACGTGTTCGTCAAGTCAGAGGATCGGGCGGTGGAGGTCATGAATAATCTGGTCAGAAGGGGGATCGGCATATCCATAGACGACTTCGGTACAGGCTATTCCTCTATGGCCTACCTGAAGAGTTTTCCCGTCCGCCGTCTGAAGATCGACAGGTCTTTCGTCTCCGGTATCCCCGATGACAAGGGAGATCTGGCTATAGCCGAGGCTGTGGTTACCCTGGCCCACTCTCTGGGCAAGGAGGTGGTAGCCGAGGGGGTCGAGACGGCAGAGCAGATGAGGATCCTCGGGGCTATCGGATGCGATGTTTTACAGGGATATCTTTTCAGCCCTCCGATTCCCCATGATCGATTCGATATCCTGCTTTCGGGCGGGCCTATTAGATCGTAA